One stretch of Xiphophorus hellerii strain 12219 chromosome 21, Xiphophorus_hellerii-4.1, whole genome shotgun sequence DNA includes these proteins:
- the rbm33a gene encoding RNA-binding protein 33 isoform X1 translates to MAADAQDFDFDEYDKPGAERSRRRRGEDALESDLEEDLLEEDWLSAKKNPSEMSDEELNDDLLQSDDDDLNMSGQRATYSMGASYNQQGNLREADYTDDVVNLGAEGCEEEEEFRQEEDAYAESYNQEDNTEMSENQIDYAGEPAEGDDGYQYEVLDIDINEPLDGEFQNEEFQRSNGNEAETTQEEDAEEGRGEEQQEDDTTEELPVYETEEGGNKTLLEDETQEESDEEDEEGAESGRIRFKSERKDGAVVRLADSGSKKRHIPETLELSDKAKKDLMEFEVQERQKRQNRHGGRGRGAGMGGGGRGGRGRGGFSGFGMADFRGGQRRKMHDQMLPLMGNMSIQPSSRMPSPHQQHLQSHQHHPSRPRGPLPFQEHGRPIPQQALQPLLHSHLAHRSPPLRPQLEQPPPRMMSSPPPSFPQHHQQQPTQPKNIHINPHFRGPAQTSVQMPLMPPAQSQSRPAVGPQRFPGLGDFQQHMPSNFGPPQRLPHHMEPLRNQPPQGPQDREPLFIGECGDSSRFPGQRMFDHPGPGSLMNSGNNLHHHQQQLPGQAHMGFGPPGAPFNQPGQGPLGLFQREPPRPNLPPHQGHQGMANLNQQGGPPNQPRPFMSPRQPFGQQGNMFPPPPVQFGLQVQRRGLMPSPPVSQLPHHDPLSPHPIHQQQQQHHHHRQEMPHQQHQQINLNEPRSMTHHGQNPFHQQQGHGGPRHMNPRSQNPPQRNMPNRQRMNTPISKQMQHRNSNLRELPVAPANTNMNSSSPAASINPVARTTPGTRPGQNTQPTYGGGRGRGQAVKTEPQAGEAGRVVTQQQETPNIPYSSIPQDPDEDEETRQYRLKIEEQKRLREEILKRKELRRQMQAGVRKKELLERLNAQTSTQNQDSTPTQTQPSLPNQQKQHPVPQQQQQQQQQEQNLQQLQAHQQQRPVPQRPQQSVNHTLTNPNQDSAMPPSIPALIPVPRPNVKSRLQMVKGSPQEQQTPGSGPEQQWKQPQQNQQQQQQQQQQQQQEPLLLQQRRNSSLQSANKPGAQVPQKNTPLSVRQGPAQTLGPKPGAKRTVMQRVKNSGVEAQQVPQKVRVVKLSGPSGKGPEATSSPAQQQGTWQAPPLNQSIQRKVTMMGQQQAGPGGTPQASRGGSGDAQQSRVVVSGRGRGRGTGPMGRGHPLPTRQSQRGAEKEHSTVCIEGLSTSTTEFQLKNLLMSIGPIEMFKMMPQQRKAIAKFSNPQHAASFQMSFHRHMIDLSHIDVSLTDG, encoded by the exons ACTTTGACTTTGATGAGTATGACAAACCTGGTGCTGAGCGTTCCCGCAGAAGAAGAGGTGAAGATGCTCTGGAGAG TGATTTGGAAGAGGATTTGTTGGAGGAAGACTGGCTGTCTGCTAAAAAG aATCCTTCAGAAATGTCAGATGAAGAGCTAAATGATGACCTTCTTCAAAGTGACGATGACGACCTGAACATGAG tGGTCAACGTGCTACATACAGCATGGGAGCTTCCTATAACCAGCAGGGCAACTTGCGGGAAGCAGACTACACAGATGATGTCGTGAATCTGGGTGCAGAGGGCtgcgaagaggaggaggagttcCGCCAAGAGGAAGATGCGTATGCAGAATCCTACAACCAGGAGGACAACACAGAGATGTCTGAGAACCAAATTGATTACGCCGGAGAGCCAGCTGAGGGTGACGATGGCTACCAGTATGAGGTGCTAGACATCGACATCAACGAGCCATTAGACGGTGAATTTCAA AATGAGGAATTTCAAAGATCCAATGGCAATGAAGCAGAAACAACTCAGGAGGAAGATGCTGAGGAGGGGAGAGGAGAAGAGCAGCAAGAAGACGACACTACAGAGGAACTTCCAGTCTATGAGACAGAGGAG GGTGGGAATAAGACTCTTCTTGAGGACGAAACACAGGAGGAGTCTGATGAAGAGGACGAAGAAGGCGCAGAATCTGGCAGAATACGGTTTAAATCTGAGAGGAAGGATGGCGCTGTTGTGCGCCTCGCGGATTCTGGCAGTAAAAAAAGGCACATCCCTGAAACTCTAG AGCTTTCAGACAAGGCCAAGAAAGACTTGATGGAGTTTGAGGTGCAGGAACGGCAGAAGAGACAAAACCGTCACGGAGGCCGAGGCAGAGGAGCAGGAATGGGAGGAGGGGGGcgaggaggcagaggaagaggaggtttCTCTGGCTTTGGAATGGCAGATTTTAGAGGaggacaaagaagaaaaatgcatGACCAAATGCTGCCCCTGATGGGAAACATGAGCATACAG CCGTCCTCTCGAATGCCTTCCCCGCATCAGCAGCATCTGCAGTCCCATCAGCACCACCCTTCGCGTCCAAGAGGACCACTTCCCTTCCAGGAGCACGGACGCCCCATTCCCCAGCAGGCTCTTCAGCCGCTGCTCCACTCTCACCTGGCTCATCGCTCCCCACCGCTACGACCCCAGCTGGAACAACCCCCACCTCGAATGATGAGTTCCCCACCGCCTAGTTTCCCTCAGCATCACCAGCAACAGCCCACTCAACCCAAAAACATCCACATTAACCCCCACTTCAGAGGACCTGCACAGACCTCTGTACAAA TGCCCTTGATGCCTCCTGCTCAGAGCCAGTCCAGACCTGCTGTGGGTCCTCAGAGGTTTCCT GGCCTGGGAGACTTCCAGCAGCACATGCCGAGTAATTTTGGTCCACCCCAGCGACTGCCTCATCACATGGAGCCCTTAAGGAACCAGCCACCTCAGGGCCCTCAGGACAGGGAGCCTCTCTTTATAGGAG AGTGTGGAGATTCATCACGGTTTCCAGGTCAGCGCATGTTTGATCACCCGGGGCCTGGCTCTTTGATGAACAGCGGCAacaacctccaccaccaccagcagcagctgcccGGCCAGGCCCACATGGGTTTCGGCCCTCCCGGAGCGCCCTTCAACCAGCCAGGCCAGGGCCCGTTAGGACTGTTCCAGAGAGAACCCCCGAGACCCAATCTCCCTCCCCACCAAGGCCACCAGGGGATGGCGAACCTGAATCAACAAGGTGGTCCCCCAAACCAGCCCCGGCCTTTCATGAGCCCTCGGCAGCCATTCGGCCAGCAGGGCAACATGTTCCCCCCTCCACCAGTTCAGTTTGGGTTGCAGGTACAACGAAGA GGCTTGATGCCTTCCCCTCCTGTCTCCCAGCTGCCACATCATGATCCTTTATCTCCCCATCCCatacatcagcagcagcagcagcaccaccacCATAGGCAAGAGATGCCCCATCAACAGCACCAACAGATAAATCTCAATGAGCCTCGCTCCATGACACATCATGGTCAAAATCCTTTCCATCAGCAGCAGGGGCATGGTGGCCCCAGGCACATGAATCCCCGTTCTCAGAACCCCCCACAGAGGAACATGCCAAACAGGCAGAGAATG AACACGCCCATCTCCAAGCAAATGCAGCACCGCAACAGTAACCTACGGGAGCTCCCTGTAGCACCTGCTAACACAAACATGAACAGTTCCTCCCCCGCTGCCAGCATCAATCCTGTTGCCAGGACAACGCCGGGAACGCGTCCGGGGCAGAACACTCAGCCGACGTATGGCGGTGGCAGAGGAAGAGGCCAAGCTGTGAAGACTGAACCACAGGCTGGGGAAGCAGGCAGGGTGGTGACTCAACAGCAGGAAACTCCAAACATACCATACAGCTCAATACCACAG GACCCTGACGAAGATGAGGAGACGCGGCAGTACCGTCTGAAGATCGAGGAGCAGAAGCGTCTGAGAGAGGAGATCCTGAAGAGGAAGGAGCTGCGGCGGCAGATGCAGGCTGGTGTCAGGAAGAAGGAGCTGCTGGAGAGACTTAACGCTCAGACAAGCACACAAAACCAGGACTCTACTCCTACACAGACTCAACCTTCACTACCAAATCAACAAAAGCAACACCCTGTAccgcagcagcaacagcagcagcagcagcaagaacAAAACCTGCAACAGCTACAGGCTCACCAGCAGCAGAGGCCGGTTCCTCAGAGACCACAACAGTCAGTAAATCACACATTAACTAATCCTAATCAGGACAGTGCCATGCCTCCTAGCATTCCTGCCCTGATCCCTGTCCCACGCCCCAACGTCAAGTCACGCCTACAGATGGTAAAAGGGAGCCCACAGGAGCAGCAGACCCCCGGCTCAGGTCCTGAGCAGCAGTGGAAGCAaccccaacagaaccagcagcagcagcaacaacagcagcagcagcagcagcaggagccaCTTCTGCtgcaacaaagaagaaacagctCTTTGCAGAGTGCAAACAAACCGGGCGCTCAAGTTCCTCAAAAGAACACCCCTCTTTCAGTGAGGCAAGGCCCAGCTCAGACTCTAGGACCTAAACCTGGGGCGAAAAGAACTGTGATGCAGCGAGTGAAAAATTCAGGTGTGGAAGCCCAGCAGGTGCCACAGAAAGTCAGAGTCGTCAAACTTTCAGGACCG AGTGGAAAGGGGCCTGAGGCAACCAGCAGCCCAGCGCAGCAGCAAGGCACTTGGCAAGCACCTCCACTCAACCAGAGCATCCAGAGGAAGGTGACCATGATGGGACAGCAGCAAGCGGGACCAGGTGGAACACCGCAGGCTAGCCGTGGGGGCTCGGGAGACGCACAGCAAAGCAGG GTTGTCGTATCGGGCCGGGGTCGAGGTAGAGGGACCGGTCCGATGGGACGGGGTCACCCACTACCCACTAGGCAGAGCCAGAGAGGAGCAGAGAAAGAACACAGCACTGTGTGCATCGAGGGCCTCTCCACATCTACCACTGAGTTTCAGCTTAAGAACCTCCTCATGTCTATCGGCCCTATAGAG ATGTTCAAAATGATGCCGCAGCAGAGAAAAGCTATTGCCAAATTTTCCAACCCCCAGCATGCTGCGAGTTTCCAAATGAGCTTCCATAG GCACATGATTGATTTGTCCCACATTGATGTGTCGCTGACTGACGGCTGA
- the rbm33a gene encoding RNA-binding protein 33 isoform X2, translating into MAADAQDFDFDEYDKPGAERSRRRRGEDALESDLEEDLLEEDWLSAKKNPSEMSDEELNDDLLQSDDDDLNMSGQRATYSMGASYNQQGNLREADYTDDVVNLGAEGCEEEEEFRQEEDAYAESYNQEDNTEMSENQIDYAGEPAEGDDGYQYEVLDIDINEPLDGEFQNEEFQRSNGNEAETTQEEDAEEGRGEEQQEDDTTEELPVYETEEGGNKTLLEDETQEESDEEDEEGAESGRIRFKSERKDGAVVRLADSGSKKRHIPETLELSDKAKKDLMEFEVQERQKRQNRHGGRGRGAGMGGGGRGGRGRGGFSGFGMADFRGGQRRKMHDQMLPLMGNMSIQPSSRMPSPHQQHLQSHQHHPSRPRGPLPFQEHGRPIPQQALQPLLHSHLAHRSPPLRPQLEQPPPRMMSSPPPSFPQHHQQQPTQPKNIHINPHFRGPAQTSVQMPLMPPAQSQSRPAVGPQRFPGLGDFQQHMPSNFGPPQRLPHHMEPLRNQPPQGPQDREPLFIGECGDSSRFPGQRMFDHPGPGSLMNSGNNLHHHQQQLPGQAHMGFGPPGAPFNQPGQGPLGLFQREPPRPNLPPHQGHQGMANLNQQGGPPNQPRPFMSPRQPFGQQGNMFPPPPVQFGLQVQRRGLMPSPPVSQLPHHDPLSPHPIHQQQQQHHHHRQEMPHQQHQQINLNEPRSMTHHGQNPFHQQQGHGGPRHMNPRSQNPPQRNMPNRQRMNTPISKQMQHRNSNLRELPVAPANTNMNSSSPAASINPVARTTPGTRPGQNTQPTYGGGRGRGQAVKTEPQAGEAGRVVTQQQETPNIPYSSIPQDPDEDEETRQYRLKIEEQKRLREEILKRKELRRQMQAGVRKKELLERLNAQTSTQNQDSTPTQTQPSLPNQQKQHPVPQQQQQQQQQQQQQQEPLLLQQRRNSSLQSANKPGAQVPQKNTPLSVRQGPAQTLGPKPGAKRTVMQRVKNSGVEAQQVPQKVRVVKLSGPSGKGPEATSSPAQQQGTWQAPPLNQSIQRKVTMMGQQQAGPGGTPQASRGGSGDAQQSRVVVSGRGRGRGTGPMGRGHPLPTRQSQRGAEKEHSTVCIEGLSTSTTEFQLKNLLMSIGPIEMFKMMPQQRKAIAKFSNPQHAASFQMSFHRHMIDLSHIDVSLTDG; encoded by the exons ACTTTGACTTTGATGAGTATGACAAACCTGGTGCTGAGCGTTCCCGCAGAAGAAGAGGTGAAGATGCTCTGGAGAG TGATTTGGAAGAGGATTTGTTGGAGGAAGACTGGCTGTCTGCTAAAAAG aATCCTTCAGAAATGTCAGATGAAGAGCTAAATGATGACCTTCTTCAAAGTGACGATGACGACCTGAACATGAG tGGTCAACGTGCTACATACAGCATGGGAGCTTCCTATAACCAGCAGGGCAACTTGCGGGAAGCAGACTACACAGATGATGTCGTGAATCTGGGTGCAGAGGGCtgcgaagaggaggaggagttcCGCCAAGAGGAAGATGCGTATGCAGAATCCTACAACCAGGAGGACAACACAGAGATGTCTGAGAACCAAATTGATTACGCCGGAGAGCCAGCTGAGGGTGACGATGGCTACCAGTATGAGGTGCTAGACATCGACATCAACGAGCCATTAGACGGTGAATTTCAA AATGAGGAATTTCAAAGATCCAATGGCAATGAAGCAGAAACAACTCAGGAGGAAGATGCTGAGGAGGGGAGAGGAGAAGAGCAGCAAGAAGACGACACTACAGAGGAACTTCCAGTCTATGAGACAGAGGAG GGTGGGAATAAGACTCTTCTTGAGGACGAAACACAGGAGGAGTCTGATGAAGAGGACGAAGAAGGCGCAGAATCTGGCAGAATACGGTTTAAATCTGAGAGGAAGGATGGCGCTGTTGTGCGCCTCGCGGATTCTGGCAGTAAAAAAAGGCACATCCCTGAAACTCTAG AGCTTTCAGACAAGGCCAAGAAAGACTTGATGGAGTTTGAGGTGCAGGAACGGCAGAAGAGACAAAACCGTCACGGAGGCCGAGGCAGAGGAGCAGGAATGGGAGGAGGGGGGcgaggaggcagaggaagaggaggtttCTCTGGCTTTGGAATGGCAGATTTTAGAGGaggacaaagaagaaaaatgcatGACCAAATGCTGCCCCTGATGGGAAACATGAGCATACAG CCGTCCTCTCGAATGCCTTCCCCGCATCAGCAGCATCTGCAGTCCCATCAGCACCACCCTTCGCGTCCAAGAGGACCACTTCCCTTCCAGGAGCACGGACGCCCCATTCCCCAGCAGGCTCTTCAGCCGCTGCTCCACTCTCACCTGGCTCATCGCTCCCCACCGCTACGACCCCAGCTGGAACAACCCCCACCTCGAATGATGAGTTCCCCACCGCCTAGTTTCCCTCAGCATCACCAGCAACAGCCCACTCAACCCAAAAACATCCACATTAACCCCCACTTCAGAGGACCTGCACAGACCTCTGTACAAA TGCCCTTGATGCCTCCTGCTCAGAGCCAGTCCAGACCTGCTGTGGGTCCTCAGAGGTTTCCT GGCCTGGGAGACTTCCAGCAGCACATGCCGAGTAATTTTGGTCCACCCCAGCGACTGCCTCATCACATGGAGCCCTTAAGGAACCAGCCACCTCAGGGCCCTCAGGACAGGGAGCCTCTCTTTATAGGAG AGTGTGGAGATTCATCACGGTTTCCAGGTCAGCGCATGTTTGATCACCCGGGGCCTGGCTCTTTGATGAACAGCGGCAacaacctccaccaccaccagcagcagctgcccGGCCAGGCCCACATGGGTTTCGGCCCTCCCGGAGCGCCCTTCAACCAGCCAGGCCAGGGCCCGTTAGGACTGTTCCAGAGAGAACCCCCGAGACCCAATCTCCCTCCCCACCAAGGCCACCAGGGGATGGCGAACCTGAATCAACAAGGTGGTCCCCCAAACCAGCCCCGGCCTTTCATGAGCCCTCGGCAGCCATTCGGCCAGCAGGGCAACATGTTCCCCCCTCCACCAGTTCAGTTTGGGTTGCAGGTACAACGAAGA GGCTTGATGCCTTCCCCTCCTGTCTCCCAGCTGCCACATCATGATCCTTTATCTCCCCATCCCatacatcagcagcagcagcagcaccaccacCATAGGCAAGAGATGCCCCATCAACAGCACCAACAGATAAATCTCAATGAGCCTCGCTCCATGACACATCATGGTCAAAATCCTTTCCATCAGCAGCAGGGGCATGGTGGCCCCAGGCACATGAATCCCCGTTCTCAGAACCCCCCACAGAGGAACATGCCAAACAGGCAGAGAATG AACACGCCCATCTCCAAGCAAATGCAGCACCGCAACAGTAACCTACGGGAGCTCCCTGTAGCACCTGCTAACACAAACATGAACAGTTCCTCCCCCGCTGCCAGCATCAATCCTGTTGCCAGGACAACGCCGGGAACGCGTCCGGGGCAGAACACTCAGCCGACGTATGGCGGTGGCAGAGGAAGAGGCCAAGCTGTGAAGACTGAACCACAGGCTGGGGAAGCAGGCAGGGTGGTGACTCAACAGCAGGAAACTCCAAACATACCATACAGCTCAATACCACAG GACCCTGACGAAGATGAGGAGACGCGGCAGTACCGTCTGAAGATCGAGGAGCAGAAGCGTCTGAGAGAGGAGATCCTGAAGAGGAAGGAGCTGCGGCGGCAGATGCAGGCTGGTGTCAGGAAGAAGGAGCTGCTGGAGAGACTTAACGCTCAGACAAGCACACAAAACCAGGACTCTACTCCTACACAGACTCAACCTTCACTACCAAATCAACAAAAGCAACACCCTGTAccgcagcagcaacagcagcag caacagcagcagcagcagcagcaggagccaCTTCTGCtgcaacaaagaagaaacagctCTTTGCAGAGTGCAAACAAACCGGGCGCTCAAGTTCCTCAAAAGAACACCCCTCTTTCAGTGAGGCAAGGCCCAGCTCAGACTCTAGGACCTAAACCTGGGGCGAAAAGAACTGTGATGCAGCGAGTGAAAAATTCAGGTGTGGAAGCCCAGCAGGTGCCACAGAAAGTCAGAGTCGTCAAACTTTCAGGACCG AGTGGAAAGGGGCCTGAGGCAACCAGCAGCCCAGCGCAGCAGCAAGGCACTTGGCAAGCACCTCCACTCAACCAGAGCATCCAGAGGAAGGTGACCATGATGGGACAGCAGCAAGCGGGACCAGGTGGAACACCGCAGGCTAGCCGTGGGGGCTCGGGAGACGCACAGCAAAGCAGG GTTGTCGTATCGGGCCGGGGTCGAGGTAGAGGGACCGGTCCGATGGGACGGGGTCACCCACTACCCACTAGGCAGAGCCAGAGAGGAGCAGAGAAAGAACACAGCACTGTGTGCATCGAGGGCCTCTCCACATCTACCACTGAGTTTCAGCTTAAGAACCTCCTCATGTCTATCGGCCCTATAGAG ATGTTCAAAATGATGCCGCAGCAGAGAAAAGCTATTGCCAAATTTTCCAACCCCCAGCATGCTGCGAGTTTCCAAATGAGCTTCCATAG GCACATGATTGATTTGTCCCACATTGATGTGTCGCTGACTGACGGCTGA